Proteins co-encoded in one Cupriavidus nantongensis genomic window:
- a CDS encoding alpha/beta fold hydrolase, translating to MTVATPPTETRRIHADGADLHVRLDGADGPWVILTHALAADHTLWDITARHLAGRYRVVRPDLRGHGASDAPLGPYTMTRLADDVVAVMDALQIPQAHFCGISVGGMIGQSMGLRHPERLLSLTLVATNSQTPMEAHPMWHNRIGQAEAHGMAGLADATLGRWLTPAFHASHPDEVLRIRDMLVATPVRGYVGVAEAIMAFDLAGALSRIHCPTLVVAGEQDQGATVAMAQSIAAAIAGSRLEVVPQAAHLVHVEQPERFHAALDAFLGSAACGGQCDVP from the coding sequence ATGACCGTTGCCACGCCGCCCACCGAAACCCGCCGCATCCATGCCGACGGCGCCGACCTGCACGTGCGCCTGGACGGCGCCGACGGGCCCTGGGTGATCCTGACCCATGCCCTGGCGGCCGACCATACGCTCTGGGACATCACGGCCCGGCACCTTGCCGGCCGCTACCGCGTGGTGCGCCCGGACCTGCGCGGCCATGGCGCCAGCGATGCCCCGCTCGGCCCCTACACCATGACGCGGCTGGCCGACGACGTGGTCGCCGTGATGGATGCGCTGCAGATTCCGCAGGCGCACTTCTGCGGCATCTCGGTCGGCGGCATGATCGGGCAGAGCATGGGGCTGCGCCATCCGGAGCGGCTGCTGTCGCTGACGCTGGTCGCGACCAATAGCCAGACGCCGATGGAAGCCCACCCGATGTGGCACAACCGGATCGGGCAGGCCGAGGCCCACGGCATGGCGGGACTCGCCGATGCCACCCTCGGGCGCTGGCTGACGCCGGCGTTCCATGCGTCACATCCGGACGAAGTGTTGCGTATCCGCGACATGCTGGTGGCGACTCCGGTACGTGGATACGTGGGTGTAGCCGAGGCCATCATGGCTTTCGACCTGGCGGGCGCGCTTTCCCGCATTCATTGTCCTACGCTGGTAGTAGCGGGCGAGCAGGACCAGGGCGCTACCGTGGCGATGGCCCAGAGCATTGCCGCGGCGATTGCCGGGTCACGGCTCGAGGTGGTGCCGCAAGCGGCGCACCTGGTGCACGTGGAGCAGCCGGAACGCTTCCACGCCGCGCTGGACGCCTTCCTCGGGAGCGCCGCATGCGGGGGCCAGTGCGACGTTCCGTGA
- a CDS encoding homocysteine S-methyltransferase family protein, which produces MSAPDSRAAAPRPYTRAAELPRLLQERILILDGAMGTMIQRYKLSEADYRGERFADHKVDVKGNNELLLLTRPQVISEIHEQYLAAGADLIETNTFGATRVAQEDYKMAGLAYEMNVEAARLARAACDKYSTPDKPRFVAGAFGPTPKTASISPDVNDPGARNVTFEELRESYYEQGKALLEGGADVFLVETIFDTLNAKAALFAIDQLFEDTGERVPVMISGTVTDASGRILSGQTVEAFWNSLRHARPVTFGLNCALGATLMRPYIAELAKICDAAVSCYPNAGLPNPMSDTGFDETPEVTSSLVEEFAASGLVNLVGGCCGTTPEHIAAIAQRVADKKPRSWPGQYRDAA; this is translated from the coding sequence ATGAGTGCCCCTGATTCCCGCGCGGCCGCACCGCGCCCCTACACCCGGGCTGCCGAGCTGCCCCGGCTGCTGCAAGAACGCATCCTGATCCTGGATGGCGCCATGGGCACCATGATCCAGCGCTACAAGCTGAGCGAGGCCGACTACCGCGGCGAGCGCTTCGCCGACCACAAGGTCGATGTCAAGGGCAACAACGAACTGCTGCTGCTGACGCGCCCGCAGGTCATCAGCGAGATCCACGAGCAATACCTGGCCGCCGGCGCCGACCTGATCGAGACCAATACCTTCGGCGCCACCCGCGTGGCGCAGGAAGACTACAAGATGGCCGGGCTGGCGTACGAGATGAACGTCGAGGCCGCGCGCCTGGCGCGCGCCGCCTGCGACAAGTACAGCACGCCCGACAAGCCGCGCTTCGTCGCCGGCGCCTTCGGCCCCACGCCCAAGACCGCCAGCATCTCGCCCGACGTCAACGACCCCGGCGCGCGCAACGTCACCTTCGAGGAACTGCGCGAGTCGTACTACGAACAGGGCAAGGCCTTGCTCGAAGGCGGTGCCGACGTGTTCCTGGTCGAGACCATCTTCGACACGCTCAACGCCAAGGCCGCGCTGTTCGCCATCGACCAGCTGTTCGAGGACACCGGCGAGCGCGTGCCGGTGATGATCTCCGGCACCGTCACCGATGCCTCGGGCCGGATCCTGTCGGGCCAGACCGTCGAGGCGTTCTGGAACAGCCTGCGCCACGCGCGGCCGGTCACCTTCGGCCTGAACTGCGCGCTCGGCGCGACGCTGATGCGTCCGTATATCGCCGAGCTGGCCAAGATCTGCGACGCCGCGGTGTCGTGCTACCCCAACGCGGGTTTGCCGAACCCGATGAGCGACACGGGCTTCGACGAAACCCCCGAGGTCACGTCGTCGCTGGTGGAAGAGTTCGCCGCCTCCGGGCTGGTCAACCTGGTCGGCGGCTGCTGCGGCACCACCCCCGAGCATATCGCCGCCATCGCCCAGCGCGTGGCCGACAAGAAACCCCGCAGCTGGCCCGGCCAGTACCGCGACGCCGCCTGA
- the metH gene encoding methionine synthase encodes MSDNQLPPRPMRLSGLEPFTIDDDTLFVNVGERTNVTGSKAFARMILNGQFDEALAVARQQVENGAQIIDINMDEAMLDSKAAMVRFLNLIASEPDIARVPIMLDSSKWEVIEAGLQCVQGKPVVNSISLKEGEEQFRHHAELIRRYGAATVVMAFDEQGQADTFARKTEICKRSYDILVNEVGFPPEDIIFDPNIFAVATGIEEHNNYAVDFIEATRWIKQNLPYAKVSGGVSNVSFSFRGNDVVREAIHTVFLYHAIAAGMDMGIVNAGQLGVYDQLDPELRERVEDVVLNRRDDATDRLLEIADKFKGGGAKKEENLAWRGTPEQPVPVAERLAHALVHGITTFIVEDTEEARQQIAARGGRPIEVIEGPLMDGMNIVGDLFGAGKMFLPQVVKSARVMKQAVAHLLPFIEEEKRLLAEAGGDVKARGKIVIATVKGDVHDIGKNIVSVVLQCNNFEVVNMGVMVPCNEILAKAKVEGADIVGLSGLITPSLEEMAYVASEMQRDDYFRVKKIPLLIGGATTSRVHTAVKIAPNYEGPVVYVPDASRSVSVASSLLSDEGAARYLDELKSDYERIRTQHANKKATPMVTLAQARANKTPIDWSRYVPPKPKFIGRRVFRNYDLAELANYIDWGPFFQTWDLAGKFPDILNDEIVGESARKVFSDGKAMLSRLIQGRWLTANGVIALLPANTVNDDDIEIYTDESRSKVALTWHNLRQQSERPVVDGVRRPNRCLADFVAPKDSGIADYVGVFAVTAGLGVDKKEAQFEADHDDYSAIMLKALADRLAEGFAECLHERVRKDLWGYDAAEALSNDELIAEKYRGIRPAPGYPACPEHTVKGPMFEFLDAAEIGMGITESLAMTPAASVSGFYLAHPESTYFTIGKIGQDQLDDMAARRHEDRAALARALAPNL; translated from the coding sequence ATGAGCGACAACCAACTGCCCCCGCGCCCGATGCGCCTGTCCGGCCTCGAGCCCTTCACCATCGACGACGACACGCTGTTCGTCAACGTCGGCGAGCGCACCAACGTGACCGGCTCCAAGGCCTTCGCGCGCATGATCCTGAATGGCCAGTTCGACGAGGCGCTGGCGGTGGCGCGCCAGCAGGTCGAGAACGGCGCGCAGATCATCGACATCAATATGGACGAGGCCATGCTGGACTCGAAGGCCGCGATGGTCCGGTTCCTGAACCTGATCGCGTCCGAGCCCGACATCGCGCGCGTGCCGATCATGCTGGATTCGTCCAAGTGGGAAGTGATCGAGGCCGGCCTGCAGTGCGTGCAGGGCAAGCCGGTGGTCAACTCGATCTCGCTGAAGGAAGGCGAGGAACAGTTCCGCCACCATGCCGAGCTGATCCGCCGCTACGGCGCCGCTACCGTGGTGATGGCCTTCGACGAGCAGGGCCAGGCCGACACCTTCGCGCGCAAGACCGAGATCTGCAAGCGCAGCTACGACATCCTGGTCAATGAAGTCGGCTTCCCGCCCGAGGACATCATCTTCGACCCGAACATCTTCGCGGTCGCGACCGGCATCGAGGAACACAACAACTACGCGGTCGACTTTATCGAGGCCACGCGCTGGATCAAGCAGAACCTGCCGTACGCCAAGGTCAGCGGCGGCGTCTCCAACGTGTCGTTCTCGTTCCGCGGCAACGACGTGGTGCGCGAGGCCATCCACACCGTGTTCCTGTACCACGCCATCGCGGCGGGCATGGACATGGGCATCGTCAATGCCGGCCAGCTCGGCGTGTACGACCAGCTCGACCCCGAGCTGCGCGAGCGCGTCGAGGACGTGGTGCTGAACCGCCGCGACGATGCCACCGACCGCCTGCTGGAGATCGCCGACAAGTTCAAGGGCGGCGGCGCAAAGAAGGAAGAGAACCTGGCCTGGCGCGGCACGCCCGAGCAGCCGGTGCCGGTGGCAGAGCGCCTCGCGCACGCGCTGGTGCACGGCATCACCACCTTTATCGTCGAAGACACCGAGGAAGCGCGCCAGCAGATCGCCGCGCGCGGCGGCCGCCCGATCGAGGTGATCGAAGGCCCGCTGATGGACGGCATGAACATCGTCGGCGACCTGTTCGGCGCCGGCAAGATGTTCCTGCCGCAGGTGGTCAAGAGCGCGCGTGTGATGAAGCAGGCGGTGGCGCACCTGCTGCCCTTCATCGAGGAAGAGAAGCGCCTGCTGGCCGAGGCTGGCGGCGACGTCAAGGCGCGCGGCAAGATCGTGATCGCCACGGTCAAGGGCGACGTGCACGACATCGGCAAGAACATCGTCTCGGTGGTGCTCCAGTGCAATAACTTCGAAGTGGTCAACATGGGGGTGATGGTCCCGTGCAACGAGATCCTGGCCAAGGCCAAGGTCGAGGGCGCGGACATCGTCGGGCTGTCCGGGCTGATCACGCCGTCGCTGGAAGAGATGGCCTACGTCGCCTCCGAGATGCAGCGCGACGACTACTTCCGCGTGAAGAAGATCCCGCTGCTGATCGGCGGCGCGACCACCTCGCGCGTGCATACCGCGGTCAAGATCGCGCCCAACTACGAAGGCCCGGTAGTGTACGTGCCGGACGCATCGCGCTCGGTCAGCGTGGCGTCGAGCCTGCTGTCGGACGAGGGCGCGGCCCGCTACCTGGACGAGCTGAAGAGCGACTACGAGCGCATCCGCACCCAGCACGCCAACAAGAAGGCCACGCCGATGGTGACGCTGGCGCAGGCGCGCGCCAACAAGACGCCGATCGACTGGAGCCGCTACGTGCCGCCCAAGCCGAAGTTCATCGGCCGCCGCGTGTTCCGCAACTACGACCTGGCCGAGCTGGCCAACTACATCGACTGGGGCCCGTTCTTCCAGACCTGGGACCTCGCCGGCAAATTCCCCGACATCCTCAACGACGAGATCGTGGGGGAATCGGCGCGCAAGGTGTTCTCGGACGGCAAGGCGATGCTGTCGCGGCTGATCCAGGGCCGCTGGCTGACCGCCAACGGCGTGATCGCGCTGCTGCCGGCCAACACCGTCAACGACGACGATATCGAGATCTACACCGACGAGAGCCGCAGCAAGGTTGCGCTGACCTGGCACAACCTGCGCCAGCAGAGCGAGCGCCCGGTGGTGGATGGCGTGCGCCGGCCCAACCGTTGTCTCGCGGACTTTGTCGCGCCGAAGGACAGCGGCATCGCCGACTATGTCGGCGTGTTCGCCGTCACCGCGGGCCTGGGCGTCGACAAGAAGGAAGCGCAGTTCGAGGCCGACCACGACGACTACAGCGCGATCATGCTCAAGGCGCTGGCCGACCGCCTCGCCGAAGGCTTCGCCGAATGCCTGCACGAGCGCGTGCGCAAGGACCTGTGGGGCTATGACGCCGCCGAAGCGCTGAGCAACGACGAGCTGATCGCCGAGAAATACCGCGGCATCCGTCCCGCGCCTGGCTATCCGGCCTGCCCCGAGCACACCGTCAAGGGGCCGATGTTCGAATTCCTCGACGCGGCCGAGATCGGCATGGGCATCACCGAATCGCTGGCGATGACGCCGGCGGCTTCGGTCAGCGGCTTCTACCTGGCGCATCCCGAGTCGACCTACTTCACCATCGGCAAGATCGGCCAGGACCAGCTCGACGACATGGCGGCCCGCCGCCACGAGGACCGCGCCGCGCTGGCGCGCGCGCTCGCGCCCAACCTGTAA
- a CDS encoding DUF3567 domain-containing protein produces the protein MQMIYNSDNYCIVEFGADVEQAPLEFGGYEIVDKNLKREIFLGGQLAESFRADVKRLIESEPSVEEVDDFLGKFDNVMTHPLVMH, from the coding sequence ATGCAAATGATCTATAACAGCGACAACTACTGCATCGTCGAGTTCGGTGCGGATGTCGAGCAAGCGCCGCTCGAATTCGGCGGCTACGAAATCGTCGACAAGAACCTGAAGCGCGAGATTTTCCTTGGCGGCCAGCTTGCCGAGAGCTTCCGTGCGGATGTGAAGCGGCTGATCGAAAGCGAGCCGTCGGTGGAGGAGGTCGATGACTTCCTCGGCAAGTTCGACAACGTGATGACGCACCCGCTGGTGATGCACTGA
- a CDS encoding rhodanese-like domain-containing protein, with protein sequence MQHLSPTDAHALLAQSPETLFIDCRSEMEYLFVGHPKGAHNVPWNDGPDWEVNPHFVQMVKKLAGQASARPVLLICRSGNRSSAAARALEGAGFSNVRFVLHGFEGDLDAERHRNTLNGWRHDGLPWEQY encoded by the coding sequence ATGCAACACCTGTCCCCGACCGACGCCCACGCCTTGCTGGCGCAATCGCCCGAGACGCTCTTCATCGACTGCCGCAGCGAGATGGAATACCTGTTCGTCGGCCATCCCAAGGGCGCGCACAACGTGCCCTGGAACGATGGCCCGGACTGGGAGGTCAACCCGCATTTCGTGCAGATGGTGAAGAAGCTCGCCGGGCAGGCGTCGGCGCGGCCGGTGCTGCTGATCTGCCGCAGCGGCAACCGCTCATCCGCGGCGGCCCGCGCGCTCGAGGGCGCGGGGTTCTCCAACGTCCGGTTCGTGCTGCACGGCTTCGAGGGCGACCTCGACGCGGAGCGCCACCGCAACACGCTCAACGGCTGGCGCCACGACGGGCTGCCCTGGGAGCAGTACTGA
- a CDS encoding DUF3108 domain-containing protein, producing MIALVLLVHLLAVVGLVRMPGPLIPVDVSNTPTLEAVLLPPPAPPAPPKPRPIARAPRPQPKPAAPRPEPEVPAPAPAPEPAPPLATSPQGATEMAAGTGGEGSVAAPTAAAAPAPSGGPQGGVNGVRYSAPPSATMHYASFVNGVQNPDGLIRWEQDGSRYRLAVETRVLWFRFAFQSSGALAEQGLLPERYEERRRNKVEASRIDTAAGTVAFASGAQAPFPPGAQDRFSVFLQLVGLVRGNPQRYVTPGVTESFQVADTRDVEPMQVQYVGEVEVDTGQGVARAKHFVRLPRRANDRRRVEVWLAPSLGWMPVRLRQTEPDGTQIDLVYRGKEGP from the coding sequence GTGATTGCGCTGGTGCTGCTGGTCCACCTGCTGGCGGTGGTGGGCCTGGTGCGCATGCCCGGTCCGCTGATCCCGGTCGATGTCAGCAATACGCCCACGTTGGAAGCCGTATTGCTGCCGCCGCCGGCGCCGCCCGCCCCACCCAAGCCACGCCCGATCGCGCGCGCGCCGCGCCCGCAGCCCAAGCCCGCGGCACCGCGGCCTGAACCGGAGGTGCCCGCCCCGGCCCCCGCTCCCGAGCCAGCGCCGCCGCTTGCCACCAGCCCGCAGGGCGCTACCGAGATGGCTGCCGGCACTGGCGGCGAAGGCAGCGTGGCGGCGCCCACAGCCGCCGCCGCGCCGGCCCCGTCCGGCGGGCCGCAGGGCGGCGTCAACGGGGTGCGCTACAGCGCGCCGCCGTCGGCAACCATGCATTACGCCAGCTTCGTCAACGGCGTGCAGAATCCGGACGGCCTGATTCGCTGGGAGCAGGACGGCAGCCGCTACCGGCTTGCGGTCGAGACGCGCGTGCTGTGGTTCCGCTTTGCCTTCCAGAGCAGCGGCGCACTGGCCGAGCAGGGACTGTTGCCGGAACGCTACGAAGAGCGCCGCCGCAACAAGGTCGAGGCCTCGCGCATCGACACCGCGGCCGGCACCGTGGCCTTTGCCTCGGGCGCGCAGGCGCCGTTCCCGCCCGGCGCGCAGGACCGCTTCAGCGTCTTCCTGCAGCTGGTGGGGCTGGTGCGCGGCAATCCGCAGCGCTACGTCACGCCCGGTGTGACGGAATCGTTCCAGGTGGCCGACACCCGGGATGTCGAACCGATGCAAGTGCAGTATGTTGGAGAGGTCGAGGTCGACACCGGCCAGGGCGTGGCGCGCGCCAAGCACTTTGTGCGGCTGCCGCGCCGCGCCAACGACCGGCGCCGTGTCGAGGTCTGGCTGGCGCCGTCGCTTGGCTGGATGCCGGTGCGGCTGCGCCAGACCGAGCCCGACGGCACCCAGATCGACCTGGTGTACCGCGGCAAGGAAGGACCGTAG